Proteins co-encoded in one Carassius carassius chromosome 35, fCarCar2.1, whole genome shotgun sequence genomic window:
- the nell3 gene encoding uncharacterized protein nell3 yields MPPPKKSLLFLVCVFCTFCSARSGDFGDPRPCSGSHCPVGRSSRPPRQHNPITQSRSINHHHAPSSFPSEHHATPLSQRARSGDKTRETVQTRVAGVFGAVCADCVTPQRPDHVMNDTRECKGTECRLPLRIRPNPRPKPCAGDGCVLGTSQPPLIHVADRAAQFLGEFPDIGYPASESGAPLGVQLTCDIKPGENEVPAEDALILHLQLAKGQEKLVEALRAQQVVIRDLQQRLVEQQGALLSQQREILNQQRRMYEQMDVVKAQYGLLSETVKQFSFKGLEGELQSYFESHLAGLQSQARTHTQKSYAVHKVDVDAKVVNVVGDVGHPVLGCQIACGPEEYCDFQKDPPQCESCTMCPPGFFLVSQCSPNADRMCQDRDECLELPSLCGERVKCLNTPGGFRCLGVSEREMSAGLCGHEYFYNQELHECHACSDCDGEPVGIPCTFTSDAVCGTVTENMLSQSWTASIAIPPTKSKSTSIYPGLQLNIRGKAGNNLLTNHDDYLILQQHGLVWIDYNIALKHSCRNFLQVGIQINGSEEDARDLSGVRIEQPERKFFQGVTVSAAVEVEPNHTLTLVLKSPNQYCNQSKDIQAYELGGASFSLLWLSHDTGAVAMTAQISTSAHYQSNYRPTFRIATVSDPYIVALTHDSRGIRFMETGMVKFVLQQAIYSMGHSCVRDGFTLIVYVNRNGTNQEVLRSFKSGVNYRDTSINLSGATRVDSEDWLYFEIVAPSQCNVRYFGDSSGISMLSLIWIPTGVSSMFTATVSRAGLPSGAVRNKPLLFRQMSPNTDQMRLAGSGEPHTHRNFVFSDVGTVSVALNLKLIHSCSVVKLTLYRQDTDGSQAASLAQQVGGHMPEGSEWASVGLRTSFEVQNGTAIYVSLDCIRGRINQITHEGDTNISILWVGIMIPSMQS; encoded by the exons ATGCCGCCACCCAAAAAGTCGCTTTTGTTCCTGGTTTGTGTATTTTGCACGTTCTGCTCTGCGCGCTCTGGGGACTTTGGAGACCCCAGACCCTGCTCTGGATCACACTGCCCGGTGGGCAGATCATCCAGACCACCGCGACAGCACAATCCGATAACACAGAGCAGATCAATAAATCACCATCATGCTCCCTCCAGCTTTCCATCGGAACATCACGCAACGCCTCTGTCCCAGCGCGCGCGGTCTGGAGACAAGACAAGGGAAACCGTCCAGACGCGCGTCGCTGGAGTTTTTGGTGCTGTGTGCGCAGATTGTGTTACTCCTCAAAGACCAGATCATGTTATGAACGACACCAGAGAATGTAAAGGAACTGAGTGTCGTCTGCCCCTTAGGATACGACCGAACCCCAGACCGAAACCCTGTGCTGGAGACGGATGTGTGCTCGGGACCAGCCAGCCTCCCCTCATCCATGTGGCAGACAGAGCCGCTCAGTTTTTGGGGGAATTTCCGGACATTGGATATCCCGCTTCAGAGAGTGGGGCTCCTCTGGGAGTTCAGCTCACTTGTGACATCAAACCAG gGGAGAATGAGGTCCCTGCCGAGGATGCCCTTATCCTGCATCTTCAGTTGGCAAAGGGACAAGAGAAACTGGTGGAGGCTTTGAGAGCTCAACAAGTAGTGATCCGTGATCTGCAGCAGAGACTGGTGGAACAGCAGGGGGCCCTCCTCTCCCAGCAGCGTGAGATACTCAACCAGCAGCGCCGCATGTACGAGCAGATGGATGTGGTGAAAGCTCAGTATGGTCTGCTTTCTGAGACCGTCAAGCAGTTCTCGTTCAAAGGCTTGGAGGGAGAACTACAAAGCTATTTTGAAAGCCACCTGGCCGGCCTTCAGAGCCAAGCACGTACCCACACGCAAAAGTCCTATGCTGTGCATAAGGTAGATGTGGATGCCAAAGTGGTGAATGTAGTTGGAGATGTCGGCCATCCAGTGTTGGGTTGTCAAATTGCTTGTGGGCCTGAAGAATACTGCGACTTCCAGAAAGATCCACCGCAGTGTGAAAGCTGCACTATGTGTCCCCCTGGATTCTTCCTGGTGTCACAGTGCTCCCCCAATGCTGATAGGATGTGCCAG GACAGGGATGAATGCCTCGAATTACCAAGCCTGTGTGGAGAGCGAGTAAAATGTCTTAATACCCCAG GTGGGTTTCGTTGTCTCGGCGTCTCTGAGAGGGAGATGTCCGCAGGGCTGTGTGGTCATGAGTACTTCTACAATCAAGAACTTCATGAGTGCCATGCTTGTTCAGACTGTGATGGCGAGCCTGTTGGCATTCCTTGTACTTTCACCAGTGATGCTGTATGTGGAACTGTGACTGAGAACATGCTCTCACAGTCCTGGACGGCTTCGATTGCCATACCGCCTACAAAGTCGAAGAGTACTTCCATCTATCCAGGACTACAGCTCAATATCCGTGGCAAAGCAGGAAACAACCTGTTGACCAACCATGATGATTACCTCATCCTGCAACAACATGGACTGGTCTGGATAGACTACAACATTGCACTAAAGCATAGCTGCAGGAACTTTCTCCAAGTCGGGATACAGATAAATGGCAGTGAAGAGGATGCTAGAGATCTCAGTGGGGTTCGAATTGAGCAGCCTGAAAGGAAGTTCTTCCAGGGTGTGACTGTAAGTGCAGCAGTTGAGGTGGAACCCAATCATACTCTGACACTTGTGCTGAAGAGTCCCAACCAATACTGCAACCAGAGTAAAGATATTCAAGCCTATGAGCTTGGTGGAGCTTCGTTCAGCTTGCTCTGGCTATCCCATGACACAGGCGCTGTGGCCATGACTGCTCAGATCTCCACTTCAGCCCACTACCAGAGTAACTATCGCCCCACCTTCCGTATAGCCACTGTCTCTGATCCCTACATAGTGGCTCTGACCCATGACAGCCGCGGGATTCGTTTCATGGAGACCGGCATGGTAAAGTTTGTTCTCCAACAGGCCATCTATTCAATGGGCCATTCTTGTGTTCGAGATGGTTTCACACTGATTGTCTACGTCAACAGAAATGGCACTAACCAGGAGGTGCTACGCTCCTTCAAGTCTGGCGTTAACTACAGAGACACCTCCATCAACCTTTCTGGGGCCACAAGGGTGGACAGTGAAGACTGGCTCTATTTTGAAATTGTTGCCCCTTCTCAGTGCAATGTCCGCTACTTTGGTGACAGTTCTGGAATTAGTATGCTGAGCTTGATATGGATCCCTACTGGTGTCTCCTCCATGTTCACAGCCACTGTCTCAAGAGCAGGTCTACCTTCTGGGGCAGTGCGAAATAAACCCCTTCTCTTTAGGCAGATGAGCCCAAATACAGACCAGATGCGACTAGCTGGATCTGGTGAGCCGCATACTCATAGGAACTTTGTGTTTTCAGATGTTGGGACGGTCAGTGTGGCACTCAACCTAAAACTGATCCACTCCTGCAGTGTGGTCAAGCTGACCCTTTACCGGCAAGATACAGATGGAAGTCAGGCTGCATCCTTGGCCCAGCAGGTGGGTGGACATATGCCTGAAGGTAGTGAGTGGGCCAGTGTGGGGCTGAGAACTTCTTTTGAAGTGCAGAATGGTACTGCCATTTATGTTTCTCTGGATTGCATTCGTGGCCGGATCAACCAGATCACCCACGAGGGCGACACCAACATCTCCATTCTTTGGGTTGGCATCATGATCCCAAGTATGCAATCTTAG